One Weissella ceti DNA window includes the following coding sequences:
- a CDS encoding TrmH family RNA methyltransferase: protein MSDIDLDNAIDYRNLGDDFKGLSNEDIMQALDQRRGEMITVLQNISHDFNKATAVRNHNAFSGKEIVFLNPDNPMDPENEEGAKRWNKKGAVGAQHYEHIKHARIKDYEKLFADWRADGYTIFAVDNTPGYELKSIFDVELPEKSVFLFGEEQIGLADALIEASDGMIYIPQTGSVRSVNVSVAHGIISALYSAQHPIKK, encoded by the coding sequence ATGAGTGATATTGACCTAGATAATGCAATTGACTACCGAAACCTAGGGGATGACTTTAAGGGACTAAGTAATGAAGATATTATGCAAGCCCTTGATCAACGCCGAGGTGAGATGATTACAGTCTTGCAAAATATTAGTCATGACTTTAATAAGGCAACCGCTGTGCGTAATCACAATGCCTTTTCGGGAAAAGAGATTGTCTTCTTGAATCCCGACAATCCAATGGATCCTGAAAATGAAGAAGGTGCTAAGCGCTGGAATAAGAAGGGTGCCGTTGGAGCGCAACACTACGAACACATTAAGCATGCACGTATTAAGGACTACGAAAAGTTATTCGCAGACTGGCGTGCAGATGGATACACAATTTTTGCCGTTGATAATACACCAGGGTACGAATTGAAAAGTATCTTTGATGTTGAATTACCAGAGAAGAGTGTTTTCTTGTTTGGGGAAGAACAAATTGGTTTGGCAGATGCGTTAATTGAAGCGTCTGATGGGATGATCTATATTCCACAAACGGGATCTGTTCGTTCAGTGAATGTATCTGTGGCACATGGAATCATTAGTGCGTTGTATTCAGCCCAACATCCAATTAAAAAATAG
- a CDS encoding DEAD/DEAH box helicase family protein, translated as MQPKIPSEMMVFFCVFFYNNRSINMENKTGYIQGRDVVTNKDIGGPAIQNKQCMRCYAKIEQWMRGPKYSYCWTCHQMGIITDQTRLIQTPENNDFKVAPNLLTWVGKLTPQQQRISEILCAERNENQLIHAVTGAGKTEMLYPLLQQSFLNRQRIAFVAPRVDVVKEIGQRLSTHFKVTQTIMTGETPDEEGHYQLVCATIHQLFKFKQAFDLIIVDECDAFPLYKNTWLKGALQKALKSEGRFVYLTATLPKALPREYGIKKQNILCLYKRFHGYPLPNLKIRLLHNWRKQIPSELMKILVSNEWPILIFVPTINDCLRLQKQIQGNLSKNIGIAYAGSSEKNENIAKFKAGELNILITTILLERGVTFSGIDVVILGAEEDAYTTSTLIQIAGRCGRTLERPTGNVYVYTTWKTRKIQAAYKEIARMNQ; from the coding sequence ATGCAACCGAAGATACCATCAGAAATGATGGTATTTTTTTGCGTTTTTTTCTATAATAATCGTTCTATTAATATGGAAAATAAAACAGGATATATTCAAGGCCGAGACGTTGTAACGAATAAAGATATAGGCGGACCAGCAATTCAAAACAAACAATGCATGCGCTGCTATGCCAAAATAGAGCAATGGATGCGTGGACCAAAATATTCGTATTGTTGGACCTGCCACCAAATGGGAATCATAACCGATCAGACGCGTTTAATTCAGACACCAGAAAACAATGATTTTAAAGTAGCGCCTAATCTACTAACATGGGTAGGTAAGTTAACCCCACAACAGCAGCGTATTTCAGAAATATTGTGCGCAGAACGCAATGAAAATCAACTGATTCATGCAGTAACCGGGGCAGGAAAAACAGAGATGTTGTATCCACTATTACAGCAAAGCTTTTTGAATAGGCAACGGATTGCATTTGTGGCACCGCGTGTTGATGTGGTTAAAGAGATTGGACAACGTTTGAGTACCCATTTTAAAGTGACACAAACAATCATGACTGGAGAAACACCAGATGAAGAAGGACACTATCAATTAGTCTGCGCAACGATTCACCAATTATTTAAATTTAAGCAGGCATTTGATTTAATCATCGTCGACGAGTGTGATGCGTTTCCGTTATATAAAAATACATGGTTGAAAGGTGCGTTACAAAAGGCACTAAAAAGCGAAGGTCGATTTGTCTATTTAACAGCGACATTACCTAAAGCGTTACCTCGTGAATATGGGATAAAGAAACAAAATATTCTATGTTTATATAAAAGGTTTCATGGATACCCACTGCCAAATTTAAAAATCAGATTATTACATAATTGGCGTAAACAAATACCGAGCGAATTGATGAAAATACTGGTGTCCAATGAATGGCCGATTTTGATATTTGTGCCTACAATCAATGATTGTTTAAGGTTACAGAAACAAATTCAAGGGAATCTTTCAAAAAATATAGGCATAGCGTATGCGGGATCATCAGAAAAAAACGAAAATATAGCTAAGTTTAAAGCAGGTGAACTCAATATACTAATTACAACAATTCTATTAGAGCGTGGTGTTACGTTTTCGGGGATTGATGTTGTGATTTTAGGGGCAGAAGAAGATGCATATACGACGTCGACACTCATTCAGATTGCGGGGCGCTGTGGTCGAACATTGGAACGACCAACAGGAAATGTATATGTTTATACCACATGGAAAACAAGAAAAATTCAGGCGGCATATAAAGAAATAGCGAGAATGAATCAATGA
- a CDS encoding ComF family protein produces MNWDIYSDMCLLKQTMSRICIACSKTFQQVTDDRCMFCGHQAQNMKCLQCVQWKRTIKHTALYQYNDAMKEYFKAYKLWGGYHLKDVFKAELLKEIKRMKHPLIVPIPSTQEANEARGFDQVRTLLTGIPYKPLLICTNKKKQHQKNLNLKQRLESNQLFELNNSCSLPTKDTKICLFDDIYTTGQTIFHAAECLKSQGFTDIVSMSIAR; encoded by the coding sequence ATGAACTGGGATATTTACTCAGACATGTGTTTATTAAAGCAAACCATGAGTCGGATATGTATTGCGTGTAGTAAAACTTTTCAACAAGTGACAGATGATCGCTGTATGTTTTGTGGACACCAAGCACAAAACATGAAATGTCTGCAATGTGTTCAATGGAAGCGAACTATAAAGCACACTGCACTTTATCAATATAATGATGCCATGAAAGAGTATTTCAAAGCATACAAACTATGGGGCGGCTACCATCTAAAAGATGTGTTTAAAGCAGAGCTGCTAAAAGAAATTAAACGTATGAAGCATCCATTAATCGTACCCATTCCTAGTACACAAGAAGCTAATGAAGCCCGCGGATTTGATCAAGTTAGAACACTTTTGACAGGGATTCCATATAAACCATTATTGATATGTACAAACAAGAAGAAACAACATCAAAAAAATTTGAATTTAAAACAGCGCCTAGAAAGTAATCAATTATTTGAGCTTAATAACTCGTGTTCATTACCCACAAAAGACACAAAAATTTGTTTATTTGACGATATTTATACGACCGGTCAAACAATTTTTCATGCAGCCGAATGCTTGAAATCACAAGGTTTTACAGACATTGTCAGTATGAGTATTGCTCGATAA
- the hpf gene encoding ribosome hibernation-promoting factor, HPF/YfiA family, which translates to MLNYQVRGINFEVTDAIQEYVEKRVSKLERYFKDDADYTAHVKLSANKNKLFTAEVLIQTPYVLVRAEDTQEDLYQAIDFVVEKLERQVRKYKTKVNRKSREKGYKGIDFELEASEAEEPEDTLNIVRKKSVELKPMDPEEAVLQMELLQHDFYIFINAETEQPAVVYKRKDNQYAMLDAEA; encoded by the coding sequence ATGTTAAACTATCAAGTTCGTGGAATTAATTTTGAAGTAACAGACGCGATTCAAGAATACGTTGAAAAGCGTGTTTCAAAGTTGGAACGTTATTTTAAGGACGATGCCGACTATACAGCCCATGTAAAATTATCAGCAAATAAAAACAAGTTGTTTACAGCTGAAGTGCTTATCCAAACACCATACGTATTGGTACGTGCGGAAGATACGCAAGAAGATTTGTATCAAGCAATTGATTTCGTTGTTGAAAAGTTGGAACGTCAAGTACGTAAATACAAGACCAAGGTTAACCGTAAGTCTCGTGAAAAGGGATATAAGGGAATTGACTTTGAACTAGAAGCTAGCGAAGCCGAAGAGCCAGAGGACACATTGAACATTGTTCGTAAGAAGAGTGTTGAACTAAAGCCTATGGATCCGGAAGAAGCTGTTTTGCAAATGGAATTGTTGCAACACGATTTCTACATTTTCATTAATGCTGAAACTGAACAACCTGCTGTTGTTTATAAGCGTAAGGATAATCAATACGCTATGTTGGACGCAGAAGCATAA
- a CDS encoding cation-translocating P-type ATPase: protein MGNTKKELYQETAEALAEQLDTDLTVGLTSDDAAKRLEKYGENALQGSKRTTLIQKFFNQFKDLMIGVLLAAALISVFVGEGADAIIILAVVLLNAVFGVFQESKAEDAINALQKMTAPNANVMRDGNVVTVSANKLVPGDIVMLEAGDVIPADLRLIEAANLQIEESALTGESVPVNKDAVTLDASDLPLGDRVNLAFMSSNITHGRGVGLVTSTGMNTEVGKIAGMLDNTQATKTPLQESLTQLGKTLTIMILVIAVVVFVVGVLRAPGGMNSQNVMEMLLTAIALAVAAIPEGLPAIVTITLALGTTRLAKRHALMRKLPAVETLGATQIIGSDKTGTLTQNKMTVEKYYVDGVLFNADTPLASDGQQLADIMALNNDTKITSDGEKLGDPTETSLITFNESQGRDVDGLLAHYPRVNELSFDSDRKLMSTFHNVNDKTIVTVKGAPDELLKRAEWQLLDGKVQPLSAEDKETLLAVNDDMAREALRVLAFAYREFAEMPTEVSTETIENELVFVGFVGIIDPERSGVDQAVYEAKQAGIRTLMITGDHKVTAEAIARRLGILDDTQAEEAIITGAELDQLSEEEFDNQVAQYSVYARVAPEHKVRIVKAWQKQNKVVAMTGDGVNDAPALKTADIGIAMGITGTEVSKGASDMILADDNFSTIVNAVDEGRKVFSNIQKAIQYLLSANLGEVLTLFVMTMMGWSILAPVHILWINLVTDTLPAIALGVEPGEPGIMKEKPRGRTSNFMSGGLGSAIVYQGILEGGITLFVYWFALTYPVHATDAAIHADALTMAFVTLGLIQLFHAFNTKSIYHSLFTIKPFSNKAFNWSIMIAAAMMAITVLVPGLNGVFHVTELDWHQWLLVLGSSFAIIPIVELVKLFQRRVLKKG, encoded by the coding sequence ATGGGAAATACTAAGAAAGAGCTGTATCAAGAAACAGCGGAAGCGTTAGCTGAACAATTAGATACAGATTTAACAGTTGGGCTGACATCTGATGATGCAGCAAAAAGATTAGAAAAGTATGGAGAAAATGCGTTACAGGGATCAAAACGTACTACTTTAATACAAAAGTTTTTCAATCAATTTAAAGACTTAATGATCGGTGTGCTGTTAGCAGCAGCATTGATTTCAGTTTTTGTTGGTGAAGGTGCTGACGCAATTATCATTTTGGCTGTGGTTTTATTGAACGCTGTATTTGGTGTTTTCCAAGAATCAAAAGCAGAAGATGCCATTAATGCACTACAAAAAATGACTGCACCAAACGCAAATGTAATGCGTGATGGAAATGTGGTGACCGTATCTGCGAATAAATTAGTACCCGGGGATATCGTCATGCTCGAAGCTGGAGATGTTATTCCGGCAGATTTGCGATTGATTGAAGCGGCTAATTTACAAATTGAAGAATCAGCCTTAACAGGAGAATCAGTTCCTGTTAACAAAGATGCAGTAACTTTAGACGCTTCTGATTTACCGTTGGGTGATCGTGTAAACCTAGCATTTATGAGTTCAAATATTACCCACGGTCGTGGTGTTGGACTTGTAACATCAACGGGAATGAACACGGAAGTTGGTAAAATTGCGGGAATGCTTGATAATACTCAAGCCACTAAAACGCCGTTGCAAGAAAGTCTGACACAATTAGGTAAGACATTGACGATCATGATTCTTGTGATTGCCGTAGTTGTCTTTGTAGTTGGTGTATTACGTGCCCCAGGTGGTATGAATAGTCAAAACGTGATGGAAATGTTGCTGACTGCGATTGCATTGGCTGTTGCAGCGATTCCAGAAGGATTACCAGCGATTGTTACAATTACGTTAGCGTTGGGGACAACACGTTTAGCTAAGCGTCATGCTCTAATGCGTAAGTTGCCAGCGGTTGAGACACTGGGAGCCACTCAAATTATTGGTTCAGATAAAACTGGAACTTTAACACAAAATAAGATGACAGTTGAAAAGTACTACGTAGATGGCGTGTTGTTTAATGCGGACACACCATTAGCGAGTGATGGACAACAATTGGCTGACATTATGGCCTTGAACAATGATACAAAAATCACCTCTGATGGTGAGAAATTAGGTGACCCAACCGAAACATCATTGATTACTTTTAACGAAAGTCAAGGACGTGATGTTGATGGTTTATTGGCACACTATCCACGTGTAAACGAATTATCATTTGATTCAGATCGTAAGTTAATGTCTACTTTCCATAACGTAAACGATAAGACTATCGTGACAGTTAAAGGTGCCCCAGATGAGTTGTTGAAGCGTGCGGAATGGCAATTACTAGACGGTAAGGTACAACCATTGTCTGCCGAAGACAAAGAAACTTTGCTGGCGGTTAATGACGATATGGCCCGCGAAGCCTTGCGTGTATTGGCATTTGCATACCGTGAATTCGCCGAAATGCCGACGGAAGTATCTACTGAAACAATTGAAAATGAACTTGTCTTCGTTGGTTTCGTCGGAATTATTGATCCAGAGCGTTCAGGTGTGGATCAAGCTGTTTATGAAGCCAAGCAAGCAGGTATTCGTACACTGATGATTACTGGTGACCATAAAGTAACAGCTGAAGCTATTGCGCGTCGTTTGGGTATTCTAGATGATACACAAGCAGAAGAAGCCATTATTACGGGTGCGGAATTAGATCAATTGTCAGAAGAAGAATTTGATAATCAAGTTGCACAATATTCTGTTTATGCACGTGTGGCACCCGAACACAAAGTTCGCATTGTTAAAGCATGGCAAAAGCAAAATAAGGTTGTCGCAATGACTGGAGATGGTGTTAATGATGCGCCGGCTTTGAAGACAGCTGACATTGGTATTGCGATGGGAATTACTGGAACGGAAGTATCAAAGGGTGCTTCTGATATGATTCTAGCGGATGATAATTTCTCAACCATTGTTAATGCAGTTGATGAGGGACGAAAAGTATTCTCAAACATTCAAAAGGCGATTCAATATCTACTATCTGCCAATTTGGGTGAAGTCCTAACCTTGTTTGTGATGACAATGATGGGATGGAGTATTCTGGCGCCAGTGCATATCCTATGGATTAATTTGGTCACAGATACACTACCAGCGATTGCATTAGGGGTAGAACCTGGTGAGCCAGGTATCATGAAGGAAAAGCCTCGTGGACGTACAAGTAACTTTATGTCTGGTGGATTAGGAAGTGCGATTGTCTACCAAGGTATCCTAGAAGGTGGAATTACATTGTTTGTTTACTGGTTCGCGCTAACGTACCCAGTTCACGCAACGGACGCTGCAATTCACGCAGATGCCCTAACGATGGCATTTGTTACATTAGGATTGATTCAATTATTCCATGCCTTTAATACGAAGAGTATCTATCACTCACTATTCACAATTAAGCCATTTAGTAACAAGGCCTTTAACTGGAGTATCATGATTGCTGCGGCAATGATGGCCATTACTGTCTTAGTACCTGGCTTGAACGGTGTTTTCCATGTTACTGAATTGGATTGGCACCAATGGTTGTTGGTATTAGGAAGTTCATTTGCAATCATCCCAATTGTTGAACTTGTTAAGTTATTCCAACGTCGTGTTTTGAAAAAGGGTTAG
- a CDS encoding DUF1648 domain-containing protein — MKIGNKTSIVLSVIVVLLPILVGIYFLPNLPEQVAVHWGLNGQADRWASRESLVFGIPLFMTVIQLIILIIVSSRFVKHPLPKMAYVVRWLIPVLSWVVTLTSLYVGLGQPLDMGMVGTGIAGLILIIMGYFIPSTPMNQKKKRLFRNFTNEQSYNHVMRVISNTMMTVGALIFASMFFAPIVSAVTILGGIALIIFVTFSTTFRALD, encoded by the coding sequence ATGAAAATTGGGAACAAAACATCAATTGTATTATCTGTTATCGTTGTCTTATTACCCATCTTGGTCGGTATTTACTTTTTACCAAATTTGCCAGAACAAGTTGCGGTTCATTGGGGGCTAAACGGGCAAGCTGATCGTTGGGCTTCCCGTGAATCACTGGTGTTTGGTATTCCACTCTTCATGACCGTGATTCAATTAATTATTTTAATAATCGTGTCTTCTCGCTTCGTGAAACATCCCCTTCCTAAAATGGCATATGTTGTGCGCTGGTTAATCCCAGTCTTATCTTGGGTTGTTACATTGACTAGTTTATATGTTGGACTAGGGCAGCCATTAGATATGGGGATGGTCGGTACAGGTATTGCTGGTCTAATTCTCATCATTATGGGATACTTCATTCCATCAACACCTATGAACCAAAAGAAGAAACGCCTATTTAGAAATTTTACCAACGAGCAAAGTTACAATCACGTGATGCGTGTTATTTCAAACACAATGATGACTGTCGGTGCATTGATTTTCGCAAGCATGTTCTTTGCCCCAATTGTTTCTGCGGTAACCATCCTGGGTGGTATTGCACTTATCATCTTCGTAACATTTTCTACTACTTTTCGCGCACTCGATTAA
- a CDS encoding Tex family protein: MDALIKQTAAELNLPVHKVSAVSALLAEGNTVPFIARYRKEATGDLDEVQIRDVQAVTKRLEDLAARKQTVQKAITEQGAWSEGLAKTLAAAETMQMVEDIYLPYKQKRRTKATIAKEAGLMPFAQEVQKFSATNLDDVATQYINSDADINSVSDVYDGVHEIFAEVIGENAGLRDWVRQYTHKNAQFVVKQKRGSQDKDPQEIYKLYYDFSMPITKLANHQVLAVNRGEKAGVLSASLDVDVDSITRYLNFRLIGSKTGASVEILQAAALDAYKRFIGPAIERELRKELFEQAAQDAINVFGKNLYHLLMASPLRGQIVLGFDPGIRTGSKLAVVDENGKFLDKAVIYPHKAAKYDPSGAKKTIVNLVKKYGVQLVAIGNGTASRESQAFIAELIREELPQLKYVVVNEAGASVYSASDMAREEFPELQVEQRSAISIARRLQDPMAELIKIDPKAVGVGQYQHDLPAKELDQEVDTVLETAVNQVGVNLNTASAPLLTHIAGLTKTTANNIVTYRDENGPFASRAALKKVPKLGPKAFEQAAGFLRIPDGTNVLDNTDIHPESYKAAKALLQKIGVKPGAEAKAAMQKLNKAQVAEELEIGVPTLEGIMTSLENPGRDSRDNASGAILRSDVLTLKDLKPGMELQGTVRNVVDFGAFVDLGVHEDGLVHISRLAKRHVNNPHDVVAVGDIVKVWVLEVDVKRQRIGLTMLPPTEDK; the protein is encoded by the coding sequence GTGGATGCATTAATTAAACAAACGGCCGCAGAGCTTAACTTGCCGGTACATAAGGTATCTGCAGTAAGTGCACTGTTGGCTGAGGGAAACACAGTACCGTTTATTGCCCGTTACCGTAAAGAAGCAACTGGTGATTTAGATGAAGTACAAATTCGTGATGTTCAAGCTGTTACGAAGCGTTTGGAAGATCTAGCTGCACGTAAACAAACGGTTCAAAAAGCAATCACTGAACAAGGCGCTTGGTCAGAGGGGCTAGCCAAAACTTTGGCTGCGGCTGAAACGATGCAAATGGTTGAAGATATTTACCTACCTTATAAGCAAAAGCGCCGTACGAAGGCGACGATTGCGAAGGAAGCTGGTTTGATGCCGTTTGCTCAAGAGGTACAAAAGTTTTCAGCAACAAATCTAGATGATGTGGCAACGCAATACATCAATTCAGATGCAGATATTAATAGTGTGAGTGATGTATATGATGGCGTTCATGAAATTTTTGCGGAAGTTATTGGTGAAAATGCCGGTCTTCGTGATTGGGTTCGTCAGTATACGCATAAGAATGCACAATTTGTTGTCAAACAAAAGCGTGGGAGCCAAGATAAAGACCCACAAGAAATCTACAAGTTGTACTATGACTTCAGTATGCCGATAACTAAGTTGGCAAATCACCAAGTGCTTGCGGTTAATCGTGGTGAAAAAGCAGGCGTACTGTCTGCATCACTAGATGTTGATGTAGACAGTATCACACGTTATTTGAACTTCCGCTTGATTGGTTCTAAGACGGGTGCGTCAGTTGAAATCTTACAAGCGGCTGCATTAGATGCCTATAAGCGTTTTATTGGTCCAGCTATTGAACGTGAATTGCGTAAGGAATTATTTGAACAAGCTGCGCAAGATGCGATTAATGTGTTTGGAAAGAACTTGTACCACTTGCTAATGGCATCCCCATTACGTGGACAAATTGTTCTTGGGTTTGACCCAGGTATTCGTACTGGATCAAAGTTAGCTGTGGTTGATGAGAATGGTAAGTTCTTAGATAAGGCTGTGATTTATCCCCATAAGGCAGCTAAGTACGACCCATCTGGGGCAAAGAAGACAATTGTTAACTTGGTGAAGAAGTATGGGGTTCAATTAGTTGCGATTGGTAATGGAACAGCGAGTCGTGAATCACAAGCCTTTATTGCCGAATTGATTCGTGAAGAATTGCCACAATTAAAGTATGTGGTGGTTAATGAAGCAGGGGCTTCAGTCTATTCGGCGAGTGATATGGCACGTGAAGAATTCCCTGAATTACAAGTTGAACAACGTTCAGCGATTTCAATTGCGCGTCGTTTGCAAGATCCAATGGCTGAATTGATTAAGATTGACCCTAAGGCTGTGGGTGTTGGGCAATACCAACACGATTTGCCTGCCAAGGAACTTGATCAAGAAGTGGATACAGTATTGGAAACAGCCGTTAACCAAGTTGGGGTTAATTTGAACACGGCATCTGCGCCATTATTGACGCACATTGCTGGCTTGACTAAAACAACTGCGAACAACATTGTGACTTACCGTGATGAAAACGGACCATTTGCGTCACGTGCAGCCTTGAAGAAAGTGCCAAAACTTGGCCCTAAGGCGTTTGAACAAGCCGCAGGGTTCTTGCGTATTCCAGATGGAACTAATGTGCTAGACAACACTGATATCCACCCAGAATCTTATAAGGCCGCGAAAGCGTTGTTGCAAAAGATTGGGGTAAAGCCGGGTGCTGAAGCTAAGGCTGCCATGCAAAAGCTAAACAAAGCACAGGTGGCTGAAGAACTAGAAATTGGTGTACCAACGTTAGAGGGTATCATGACGTCATTGGAAAATCCTGGGCGTGATAGCCGTGATAATGCGAGTGGCGCCATTTTACGTTCAGATGTTTTGACATTGAAGGATTTGAAGCCGGGGATGGAACTACAAGGAACAGTTCGTAACGTAGTTGATTTTGGCGCCTTTGTTGACCTAGGTGTTCACGAAGATGGTTTGGTGCATATTTCTCGTTTAGCAAAGCGTCATGTGAATAATCCCCATGACGTTGTTGCGGTTGGAGACATTGTTAAAGTTTGGGTGCTTGAAGTCGACGTTAAGCGTCAACGTATTGGCCTAACGATGTTGCCACCAACAGAAGATAAATAA
- a CDS encoding copper-translocating P-type ATPase — MKHENHTNNDMKHMNHSEYEGHDMSHMDHGTHEGHDMKHMDHDEHEGHDMSHMDHGTHEGHDMSHMDHGTHEGHDMSHMDHNKYQSHDMKHMDHDGHEGHDMSHMDHSEHQGHDMSHMDHNMHGDMDMSGHDHHMMNMGDMNRRLWISLLLMVVIIVLSPMMGMELPFTITNIPGQNWLVLLLGTVLFFYGGKPFFDGAKQELTAKKPAMMTLITMGISVAYFYSVYATVMNVLNPEAHVMDFFWELASLIVIMLLGHIIEMKTVMQAGSSVDALAQLVPKQAHVKLADGSLQDMPISDVKSGDTLVVKENERVPMDGMIVAGMPTLDESLLTGESAGVMKHEHDAVVGGSQNLNTAFSMQVTKTSESGFLAQVQQLVDQAKGQKSNAENLADKVAGWLFYAAVIIAAITLVVWTLVAGFNTALPFVVTVLIVACPHALGLAIPLVVARMTGLAAQKGLLIQNRQALEQINHVGYLLMDKTGTLTEGKFVVQDVKSFSDNISPDEVLTLAASLEQNSTHPLAQSIVNAMQGQPLASVDDFQNMPGVGVAGVIDGHNVKVVKAGYLDSHDIAYDHEVYEDQVNKGYTVSFVLREKQAIGLLSAGDTVKPDAEKLVKRVRRMGIEPVMVTGDNQMAAESIAHMLGIKLLHAELMPEDKVDILKSYQEKAGVMMVGDGVNDAPALAQATIGVAIGAGTAVAINSADVILVNSKPADILSLVTLAKNTRRKMVQNLWWGAGYNVIALPLAAGLLVPWGIVLGPLAGAILMSLSTVIVALNALSLRVKA; from the coding sequence ATGAAACACGAAAATCACACGAATAATGATATGAAACATATGAATCACAGTGAATACGAAGGCCACGATATGAGCCACATGGATCACGGTACACATGAAGGCCACGATATGAAGCACATGGATCACGATGAACATGAAGGCCACGATATGAGCCATATGGATCACGGCACACATGAAGGCCACGATATGAGCCACATGGATCACGGTACACATGAAGGCCATGATATGAGCCACATGGATCACAATAAATATCAAAGTCATGATATGAAGCACATGGATCACGATGGACATGAAGGCCACGATATGAGCCATATGGATCACAGTGAACACCAAGGGCATGACATGAGTCATATGGATCACAATATGCACGGTGACATGGATATGTCAGGTCATGATCATCACATGATGAATATGGGTGATATGAATCGTCGACTATGGATTTCATTGCTATTAATGGTAGTTATTATTGTGCTATCACCAATGATGGGGATGGAATTACCATTTACGATCACTAATATACCAGGCCAAAATTGGTTGGTCTTGTTATTGGGAACGGTACTGTTTTTCTATGGTGGGAAACCATTTTTTGATGGTGCGAAACAAGAACTAACAGCAAAGAAACCAGCAATGATGACCTTAATTACAATGGGAATTAGTGTTGCTTATTTCTATAGCGTTTATGCAACAGTCATGAATGTGTTAAATCCTGAAGCGCATGTTATGGATTTCTTTTGGGAATTAGCCAGTCTAATTGTAATTATGCTGCTAGGGCACATTATTGAAATGAAGACAGTGATGCAAGCTGGAAGTTCAGTGGATGCGTTGGCACAATTGGTACCTAAACAAGCACACGTGAAGTTGGCAGATGGTTCATTACAAGACATGCCTATTAGTGATGTGAAAAGTGGTGATACATTAGTCGTCAAAGAAAATGAACGTGTACCAATGGATGGAATGATTGTAGCGGGGATGCCAACATTGGATGAATCTTTGTTAACTGGTGAATCCGCAGGAGTCATGAAACATGAACATGATGCTGTTGTTGGTGGGTCACAAAATTTGAATACGGCATTCAGTATGCAAGTCACTAAAACTAGCGAAAGTGGGTTCTTAGCACAAGTACAACAATTAGTTGATCAAGCCAAGGGACAGAAATCAAATGCAGAAAATCTTGCTGATAAAGTGGCTGGTTGGTTATTCTATGCAGCGGTGATTATTGCTGCAATTACATTAGTTGTTTGGACCCTAGTTGCAGGATTTAATACAGCATTGCCATTTGTCGTAACCGTATTGATTGTGGCCTGTCCGCATGCGTTAGGATTAGCCATTCCTTTGGTTGTTGCACGTATGACGGGATTAGCTGCTCAAAAGGGATTGTTGATTCAAAACCGACAAGCTTTGGAGCAAATCAATCATGTTGGCTACCTATTGATGGATAAGACCGGAACGCTAACAGAGGGAAAGTTTGTTGTCCAAGATGTGAAATCATTTTCGGATAATATTTCACCAGATGAGGTTTTGACGTTAGCTGCATCTCTGGAACAAAATAGTACACATCCACTAGCACAAAGCATTGTGAATGCCATGCAGGGACAACCATTAGCTTCTGTCGATGACTTTCAAAACATGCCTGGTGTTGGTGTAGCTGGAGTCATTGATGGTCACAATGTTAAAGTGGTTAAGGCAGGGTATTTAGATAGCCATGATATTGCGTATGATCATGAAGTTTATGAAGACCAAGTGAATAAGGGGTACACAGTTAGTTTTGTATTGCGTGAAAAACAAGCCATTGGACTGTTATCAGCAGGAGATACAGTCAAGCCAGATGCTGAAAAATTGGTGAAGCGTGTACGGCGTATGGGGATTGAACCGGTTATGGTGACTGGTGACAACCAAATGGCTGCGGAAAGTATTGCCCATATGTTGGGGATTAAGTTATTGCATGCTGAACTAATGCCTGAAGATAAAGTAGATATCTTGAAAAGCTATCAAGAAAAAGCTGGTGTGATGATGGTTGGGGACGGTGTTAATGATGCACCTGCCTTGGCTCAAGCAACAATTGGGGTTGCGATTGGTGCTGGAACGGCAGTAGCAATTAATTCAGCGGACGTTATTTTGGTCAATTCCAAGCCAGCTGATATCTTGAGTTTGGTGACTTTGGCGAAGAATACACGTCGAAAGATGGTTCAAAACTTATGGTGGGGTGCAGGTTATAATGTGATTGCACTACCATTAGCGGCGGGATTGCTAGTACCTTGGGGGATTGTCTTAGGCCCATTAGCTGGAGCAATATTAATGTCACTATCAACGGTTATTGTAGCGTTAAATGCCTTAAGTTTACGAGTAAAGGCATAG